The Nitrososphaerales archaeon genome contains a region encoding:
- a CDS encoding ABC transporter ATP-binding protein — translation GKTTLINLLTGKLRPDSGSIIFKGEDITKLPAHKRVWKGINRSFQIINFFPALSVFENIAIPTLSLMHKSLDIRSNFKELSDVKEKVEKILSDINLLDKKDLPAKALSHGDQRLLELGMAMATDPQLLFLDEPTAGLSPVEKPYVLEPIKRLSSEKRATFVVVEHDMDVVFSISDRIVVMHRGKIISDGKPEEIRRDRVVREVYLGEEF, via the coding sequence GGTAAAACAACATTGATCAACCTTTTGACAGGTAAGTTACGCCCAGATTCTGGATCGATAATATTTAAAGGTGAGGATATTACCAAGCTACCAGCTCATAAAAGGGTTTGGAAAGGGATTAACAGATCTTTTCAAATAATTAACTTCTTTCCAGCACTCTCCGTCTTTGAAAATATTGCTATACCTACTCTATCTCTTATGCACAAAAGCTTAGATATTCGTTCAAATTTTAAGGAGTTATCTGATGTGAAAGAGAAAGTAGAGAAGATTTTGAGTGATATTAACTTATTGGATAAAAAGGATTTGCCAGCCAAAGCCCTTTCTCACGGAGATCAAAGGCTTTTGGAGTTAGGTATGGCTATGGCGACCGATCCTCAACTCTTATTTTTAGACGAACCTACAGCTGGTTTGAGTCCTGTGGAGAAGCCTTACGTATTGGAACCTATCAAGCGACTATCATCTGAGAAACGTGCAACCTTTGTGGTAGTTGAACATGATATGGATGTGGTATTTTCGATCTCTGATCGAATCGTCGTGATGCATAGAGGTAAGATAATATCTGATGGTAAGCCTGAAGAGATTAGGAGAGATAGGG